In Bacteriovorax stolpii, a single genomic region encodes these proteins:
- a CDS encoding guanosine monophosphate reductase, translating into MELMFSPKEILNRGIGLTFDDVLLVPRYSEVSSRKHPVLKTKITKNYEIDLPVITANMDTITETEMACAMASLGGIGSLHRFMNETEQVAMVKKIQEYLKEKGLKTPIAASIGVKEEGIKRADMLVDAGVQIITLDIAHGDSIMMLETLDYLKKKHSKIDVIAGNVATADGVKRMIERGADAVKVGIGPGSMCTTRIITGHGVPQLSAIALAVSVAEKHGIPVIADGGLKNSGDIVKALCAGASSVMVGSLVSGTFETPGELKGGMKQYRGMASKAAQVSWRGEMPQGMAAEGESTMIPSKGPVSHVINELMGGLRSGMTYIGVDNIKAMSEAALFIQMTASGMSESKPHGVR; encoded by the coding sequence ATGGAACTAATGTTTAGTCCAAAAGAAATTTTAAATAGAGGAATCGGTTTAACATTTGATGATGTTTTATTAGTGCCTCGCTACTCAGAAGTTTCATCGAGAAAACATCCAGTTTTAAAAACTAAAATCACAAAAAATTATGAAATCGATCTGCCAGTGATCACGGCCAATATGGACACCATCACTGAAACAGAAATGGCCTGTGCTATGGCAAGCCTGGGTGGGATTGGTTCTCTTCACCGTTTCATGAATGAGACTGAACAAGTGGCAATGGTTAAAAAAATCCAGGAATACTTAAAAGAAAAAGGACTTAAAACGCCAATCGCTGCAAGTATCGGGGTTAAAGAAGAAGGCATTAAAAGAGCAGATATGCTGGTAGATGCCGGCGTTCAAATCATCACTTTAGATATCGCTCACGGCGACTCTATTATGATGCTTGAGACACTTGATTACCTAAAAAAGAAACACTCAAAAATCGACGTTATCGCAGGTAACGTAGCGACTGCTGATGGTGTAAAGAGAATGATTGAGCGCGGAGCTGACGCGGTAAAAGTAGGAATTGGCCCAGGGTCAATGTGTACAACTCGTATCATTACTGGTCACGGTGTTCCTCAATTATCAGCGATCGCACTAGCGGTAAGTGTTGCTGAAAAACACGGAATCCCGGTTATTGCTGACGGCGGATTAAAAAATTCTGGAGACATCGTAAAAGCACTTTGTGCTGGAGCTTCTTCAGTAATGGTTGGGTCTCTTGTTTCTGGAACATTTGAAACTCCAGGTGAGTTAAAAGGTGGAATGAAACAATATAGAGGAATGGCCTCAAAAGCTGCGCAAGTTTCTTGGCGCGGAGAAATGCCTCAAGGGATGGCGGCAGAAGGTGAATCGACAATGATTCCTTCTAAAGGGCCAGTGTCTCATGTGATTAACGAGCTAATGGGAGGTCTTCGTTCGGGAATGACTTACATCGGAGTTGATAACATTAAAGCGATGTCAGAAGCAGCACTATTTATCCAGATGACAGCATCGGGAATGAGTGAATCAAAACCTCACGGAGT
- the hemC gene encoding hydroxymethylbilane synthase — protein sequence MPTHYKIGTRGSLLALTQCGQVKDELERLTGDTFELVVIKTQGDIQTSQPLWQMSGNNFFTKELDEALLNDQVDLVVHSHKDLGSLRPEGITMAAVTKRSFAHDILLIKNETIPTIKNRAELIIGTSSPRRIVNIEKKLADYLPKAKNVVVKTKMLRGNINTRIQKLRDGEYDAIVLALPGIERLAHTPSSNEELKRLLDGINFMILPQTVFPSSASQGALAIECKLNRADNGELLKKLALVQDARTKEEVVRERKAFNEYGGGCHLAVGINVRKLHSSKGEFFLHSHQGHLNGKDVSLFELEGRSLPAFVMAPKVFDGHPANDQLITKKNIPVTLDQGLHLYITSKYCFEAISGSNPKSLWAAGTKTMKDLAALGFWVNGTADGIGDDEVENLRSSRAAGIMVDTNAQLIVLSNDEAKSTLTTAEVVACYKREINKNLSAEFKAEILKTEVFYWTSYFQYQAYIYHFPEIKDRMHACGIGKTYDLFRTNGVEVLPMAGIEEFKSWTRV from the coding sequence TTGCCTACTCACTATAAGATCGGAACCAGAGGGTCACTTCTTGCCCTCACTCAATGTGGACAAGTTAAAGACGAACTAGAGCGCTTAACCGGCGATACTTTCGAATTAGTTGTCATTAAAACTCAAGGTGACATTCAAACCTCACAGCCGCTTTGGCAGATGAGTGGAAATAACTTCTTCACAAAAGAGCTTGATGAAGCTCTTTTAAATGACCAGGTAGACCTGGTCGTTCACTCACATAAAGACCTGGGCTCTCTTCGTCCTGAAGGCATCACAATGGCCGCAGTGACAAAGAGAAGTTTTGCTCACGATATTCTTCTTATTAAGAACGAAACAATTCCTACGATTAAAAATAGAGCTGAATTAATTATCGGGACATCTTCGCCAAGAAGAATCGTCAATATTGAAAAGAAACTGGCCGACTATCTTCCCAAAGCAAAAAATGTTGTTGTTAAAACAAAGATGCTTCGTGGAAATATCAACACTCGTATTCAAAAACTTCGCGATGGTGAATACGACGCTATTGTTTTAGCTCTTCCAGGAATTGAAAGACTGGCCCACACACCTTCTTCAAACGAAGAACTAAAAAGACTTCTGGATGGAATCAACTTTATGATTCTTCCTCAAACAGTCTTCCCTTCTTCTGCTTCTCAAGGAGCGCTGGCCATTGAGTGCAAACTTAACCGCGCTGATAACGGAGAGCTTCTAAAGAAGCTTGCTCTGGTTCAGGATGCGCGCACAAAAGAAGAAGTTGTCCGCGAAAGAAAGGCCTTCAATGAATACGGCGGTGGATGCCACCTTGCTGTGGGAATCAACGTTAGAAAGCTTCATAGCTCTAAAGGGGAATTTTTCCTTCATAGCCACCAAGGGCACTTAAACGGGAAAGACGTGTCGTTGTTTGAACTTGAAGGGCGCTCACTTCCGGCCTTTGTTATGGCCCCAAAAGTTTTTGACGGACATCCGGCAAATGATCAGTTGATTACGAAAAAAAATATCCCGGTCACATTGGATCAGGGACTGCATCTTTATATCACCAGCAAATACTGCTTTGAGGCGATTTCCGGAAGTAACCCAAAATCTCTTTGGGCCGCTGGAACAAAAACAATGAAAGATCTCGCGGCCCTTGGCTTCTGGGTTAACGGTACTGCTGATGGCATTGGCGATGATGAAGTAGAAAACCTGCGCTCATCTCGTGCTGCCGGAATCATGGTCGACACCAATGCACAGTTGATTGTTTTATCTAATGATGAAGCAAAAAGCACACTGACAACGGCAGAAGTTGTGGCGTGCTATAAGCGCGAGATCAATAAAAATCTAAGCGCTGAGTTTAAAGCAGAGATTTTAAAAACAGAAGTCTTCTACTGGACAAGTTACTTCCAGTACCAGGCCTACATCTACCACTTCCCGGAAATCAAAGACCGCATGCACGCGTGTGGGATCGGCAAAACATACGATCTTTTCCGCACTAATGGCGTCGAGGTCCTTCCGATGGCCGGAATTGAAGAGTTTAAATCATGGACGAGAGTCTAA
- the hemL gene encoding glutamate-1-semialdehyde 2,1-aminomutase, which yields MSNIQSDLFSKSKTLVPGGVHSPVRSFKGLHTTPRFFKRAEGAYIYDVEDKKYVDFCMSFGPLILGHRHPKVEKALHEGLERGWSYGACEPYSLELAEFLLSKLPHVEQLRFVNSGTEAVMTALRLARGVTGRNKIIKFNGCYHGHVDSMLIKAGSGLAGEAEASSAGVPEGVAHDTLILELGDTEGLKQCFIDHKDQIAAIIIEPLPANNGLMVQPKEFLQFLRDITTANKALLIFDEVISGFRVAFGGMAEVTGIKPDIVTLGKIIGGGLPVGAIGASKFIMEHLAPIGKVYQAGTLSANPLAMVGGLSTLKEMTPESYKKIEEQTKKITTLLANWMKTYNNGQFNMFQITTYSSLFWIVPKENVTKIADIPANLTENFNKLFEVLLDRGIYLAPNAYEVGFVSLAHDDTVVADIAKRLDIKL from the coding sequence ATGTCGAATATTCAATCTGATCTTTTTTCTAAATCAAAAACATTAGTGCCTGGTGGAGTTCACTCACCGGTAAGAAGCTTTAAAGGGCTGCATACAACACCACGCTTTTTTAAAAGAGCTGAAGGCGCTTATATCTACGACGTAGAAGATAAAAAATACGTCGACTTCTGTATGAGTTTTGGTCCACTCATTCTAGGGCACAGACACCCTAAAGTTGAAAAGGCCCTACACGAGGGTCTTGAGCGCGGATGGAGTTATGGAGCTTGTGAGCCCTACTCATTAGAGCTTGCTGAGTTTCTTCTTTCTAAACTTCCCCACGTAGAACAACTTCGTTTCGTTAACTCTGGAACAGAAGCTGTTATGACCGCTCTTCGCCTTGCTCGTGGAGTGACGGGAAGAAATAAAATTATTAAGTTTAACGGCTGCTACCACGGCCACGTGGATTCAATGCTGATTAAAGCAGGCTCTGGATTAGCAGGAGAAGCTGAAGCTTCATCTGCTGGAGTTCCTGAAGGTGTGGCCCACGATACACTGATTCTTGAGCTTGGTGATACTGAAGGATTAAAACAATGCTTCATCGATCACAAAGACCAAATCGCAGCGATCATCATTGAGCCTCTTCCGGCAAACAATGGTCTGATGGTTCAGCCAAAAGAATTCCTGCAATTTTTAAGAGACATTACAACTGCTAATAAAGCACTTCTCATTTTTGATGAAGTTATCTCTGGTTTCCGTGTTGCTTTTGGTGGAATGGCCGAAGTGACAGGAATTAAACCGGACATCGTCACACTAGGAAAAATCATTGGTGGTGGTTTACCGGTTGGAGCGATTGGAGCTTCAAAATTTATTATGGAGCATTTGGCGCCAATTGGAAAAGTTTACCAAGCAGGAACTCTTTCAGCGAACCCTTTAGCAATGGTTGGTGGACTTTCAACTCTTAAAGAGATGACTCCTGAGTCTTACAAAAAAATTGAAGAACAAACAAAAAAGATCACAACACTTCTAGCGAACTGGATGAAGACTTATAACAACGGTCAGTTCAACATGTTCCAGATCACAACTTACTCTTCTCTATTTTGGATTGTGCCAAAAGAGAACGTCACAAAGATCGCTGACATCCCGGCCAACCTAACTGAAAACTTCAATAAACTTTTTGAAGTTTTACTAGACCGTGGGATTTACCTGGCGCCAAACGCTTACGAAGTAGGATTTGTGAGTTTAGCTCACGATGATACTGTGGTGGCCGATATTGCTAAGAGACTGGATATTAAACTTTAA
- a CDS encoding sensor histidine kinase, with amino-acid sequence MNIKNPFSHSSKLLFTLSLLWAGVLLMIGAWWVYIMINFESFLGHADRPRITKMLAWEGGSFLVLLMLLSISLLVLYLKDQRKTKSLQAFFASLTHELKTPLASIRLQGEVINEILESKNDPTLNKLIGRLIADTTKLETQMDKILQLSRIERGGELNLTSLSLLPFIKRLAKAWVPEHEVEIIAPDGNINIDADEFALELIMKNLLENTRIHTTSKKIQIVLSQTEGKVHLAYIDHGDFKGDLEKLGTLFYKHNSTKGSGIGLYLSQKLLDKMHGNLSITKANHGLKFDLIFKKSEEAHA; translated from the coding sequence ATGAATATTAAAAACCCATTCTCTCATTCATCAAAACTCCTCTTTACCCTCTCATTACTGTGGGCCGGAGTTCTTTTGATGATTGGGGCGTGGTGGGTTTATATCATGATCAACTTTGAGAGTTTTCTAGGCCACGCAGACAGACCGCGCATCACTAAGATGCTCGCCTGGGAAGGTGGAAGTTTCCTGGTTCTCTTAATGCTTCTTTCGATTTCTCTTTTAGTTCTTTATTTAAAAGATCAGAGAAAGACAAAGTCCCTTCAGGCCTTTTTCGCGAGCCTCACTCACGAGCTAAAAACTCCACTGGCAAGCATTCGCCTGCAAGGTGAAGTCATCAATGAGATTTTAGAATCAAAGAATGATCCGACGTTAAATAAACTCATCGGGCGCCTGATTGCTGATACCACGAAGCTTGAGACACAAATGGATAAGATCCTGCAGCTTTCGCGCATTGAGCGCGGAGGTGAATTAAATCTCACTTCTTTGTCGCTTTTACCTTTTATTAAAAGACTGGCAAAGGCCTGGGTGCCTGAACACGAAGTCGAAATCATTGCTCCTGATGGAAACATCAATATTGATGCTGATGAATTTGCCCTTGAGCTCATTATGAAAAACCTTCTGGAGAACACGCGCATTCATACGACGAGTAAAAAAATTCAAATTGTCCTTTCGCAGACAGAAGGCAAGGTTCACCTCGCCTACATTGACCACGGTGACTTTAAAGGTGACCTGGAAAAGCTGGGGACACTTTTTTACAAACATAATTCAACCAAAGGCTCTGGCATTGGACTTTACCTAAGCCAGAAACTTTTAGATAAAATGCACGGCAATCTCTCAATCACTAAGGCCAACCATGGCCTGAAGTTTGATTTAATCTTTAAAAAGAGTGAGGAGGCCCATGCTTAA
- a CDS encoding response regulator transcription factor, producing MLNILIVEDEENLGITLSEYLKGLGHGCAWAKNAKEARELFKSEHPSVILMDIGLPDGNGLDLAREFRKLRKDFVLLFLSAMNDPETKVEGLEIGADDYITKPFALKELILRLNRILSSQSEINKLPEEISHGALKIWFKRYEVQDAQENVITLSQKECAILELLYTKKNNAVDREEIIEKIWGEDKFPSNRTVDNYIVKLRKWCETDPKNSLEIQSIRSIGYKLIVN from the coding sequence ATGCTTAACATTCTCATTGTTGAAGATGAAGAAAACTTAGGAATTACCCTTTCTGAGTACCTTAAAGGTCTAGGGCACGGGTGTGCGTGGGCCAAAAATGCCAAGGAAGCTCGCGAGCTTTTTAAATCTGAGCATCCAAGTGTGATCCTGATGGATATCGGACTTCCAGACGGAAACGGACTGGATCTTGCCCGTGAGTTTAGAAAACTAAGAAAAGATTTTGTGCTTCTTTTCTTGTCGGCAATGAATGACCCTGAAACAAAAGTTGAAGGGTTAGAAATCGGCGCTGACGATTACATAACAAAACCGTTTGCTCTAAAAGAGCTTATTTTAAGGTTAAACCGCATCCTTTCAAGCCAAAGCGAGATCAACAAGCTGCCGGAAGAAATTTCTCACGGCGCTCTTAAAATCTGGTTTAAGCGCTACGAAGTTCAGGATGCCCAAGAAAACGTGATCACCCTTTCACAAAAAGAGTGCGCGATCCTGGAGCTGCTCTACACCAAGAAGAACAATGCTGTTGACCGCGAAGAGATCATTGAAAAGATCTGGGGAGAAGACAAATTTCCTTCTAACCGCACCGTCGACAATTACATTGTCAAACTTCGCAAATGGTGTGAGACCGATCCAAAAAACAGTTTAGAAATTCAAAGTATCAGAAGTATTGGATATAAATTAATTGTGAATTAG
- a CDS encoding uroporphyrinogen decarboxylase family protein has product MGLFNDRLKTNDGKTQVPVWFMRQAGRYHSHYQNIKKDSDFMTMCKNPVMACEITMGPIRDFNFDAAILFSDLLFPLEQLGLGLTYAPGPILEFRLETPADVKKCKLIQESRAYYNFQKEATKLLRAELPQTKSLLGFVGAPWTLYTYAVEGSHSGNLTSSKKGFYDGRWQGFCEILLPELLTEMSVQAEGGADAVCLFDTAVGELTFNDFKEFVLPMLRKVTSEFKKLHPTKKVVYYSKLTHMNYLQEIQDKNIDVLGIDWRMDLSAALKTLGNDYMIQGNFDPSYLHYDWPIVEAKLEQFWAPLKDLKNLDRWICGLGHGVLQQTPESNVRKTVEYIHKNFNY; this is encoded by the coding sequence ATGGGATTATTTAACGATCGACTAAAAACAAACGATGGAAAGACTCAAGTGCCGGTATGGTTCATGCGCCAGGCAGGTCGCTACCACTCTCACTATCAGAATATTAAAAAAGATTCTGACTTTATGACTATGTGTAAAAACCCGGTTATGGCCTGTGAAATCACCATGGGACCAATTCGCGATTTTAATTTCGATGCCGCGATTTTATTCTCGGATCTTCTCTTCCCTCTTGAGCAACTTGGACTGGGATTAACGTATGCTCCAGGGCCAATTTTAGAATTCAGACTTGAGACACCAGCTGATGTAAAAAAATGTAAACTGATTCAGGAATCAAGAGCGTATTATAACTTCCAAAAAGAAGCGACAAAACTTCTTCGCGCTGAACTTCCGCAAACGAAATCTCTTCTAGGCTTTGTTGGTGCTCCATGGACACTTTACACTTACGCAGTTGAAGGGTCGCACTCTGGAAACCTAACCAGCTCAAAAAAAGGTTTCTACGATGGCAGATGGCAAGGTTTTTGTGAAATTCTTCTTCCAGAGCTTCTGACAGAAATGTCGGTTCAAGCTGAAGGTGGAGCAGATGCTGTATGCTTATTTGATACAGCTGTTGGTGAATTAACTTTTAATGACTTTAAAGAATTTGTTCTGCCAATGCTTAGAAAAGTGACGAGCGAATTTAAGAAACTTCACCCTACGAAAAAAGTAGTCTACTACTCAAAGCTCACTCACATGAACTACCTTCAGGAAATCCAGGACAAGAACATCGACGTTCTGGGAATTGACTGGAGAATGGATTTATCAGCTGCGCTTAAAACGCTTGGAAACGATTACATGATCCAAGGAAACTTTGATCCGAGTTACCTGCACTATGACTGGCCGATTGTTGAAGCGAAATTAGAACAATTCTGGGCGCCGTTAAAAGACCTGAAAAACCTGGATCGTTGGATTTGTGGTTTAGGGCATGGGGTTCTTCAGCAGACTCCGGAAAGTAATGTCAGAAAAACGGTGGAGTACATTCACAAAAACTTTAATTACTAA
- a CDS encoding enoyl-ACP reductase FabI: MGLLTGKKALVLGIANDMSIAWGITKALKAEGAQVALSYLNENLQKRVEPLAAEVGADFIFEMDVTIDEHYERIQKIVEEKWGKFDILVHSLAFGDKNDLKGRFVETSRNGFKMACDISAFSLIGLCNALKNNMNDDASVIAMTYHGSVKVLKGYNVMGVAKAALEASTRYLADDLGPQNIRVNCISAGPIRTLAASAVPGLKDFLKVIEEKAPLRKNVTQDDVGGTAVYLASRLSHGVTGQVLYVDSGINIMAQ; this comes from the coding sequence ATGGGTCTTCTGACTGGAAAAAAAGCCTTAGTTTTAGGTATTGCAAACGATATGTCGATTGCATGGGGAATCACAAAAGCACTTAAAGCTGAAGGGGCGCAAGTGGCGCTTTCTTATTTAAACGAAAACCTACAAAAACGCGTTGAACCACTTGCTGCTGAAGTGGGTGCTGACTTTATTTTTGAAATGGATGTAACGATTGATGAGCACTATGAGCGCATCCAAAAAATCGTAGAAGAAAAATGGGGCAAATTCGACATTCTTGTTCACTCACTTGCCTTTGGCGATAAAAACGACCTGAAAGGACGTTTCGTTGAAACTTCTCGCAACGGTTTTAAAATGGCCTGCGATATTTCAGCTTTCTCACTCATCGGTCTATGTAATGCTCTTAAAAACAACATGAACGACGACGCTTCAGTTATCGCCATGACATACCACGGATCTGTAAAAGTTCTTAAAGGCTACAACGTCATGGGTGTCGCAAAAGCGGCCCTTGAAGCTTCGACAAGATACTTAGCAGACGATCTTGGACCTCAAAACATTCGTGTAAATTGTATTTCAGCAGGACCAATCAGAACGCTTGCAGCTTCTGCAGTTCCAGGACTAAAAGACTTCTTAAAAGTGATTGAAGAAAAAGCACCGCTTAGAAAGAACGTTACTCAAGACGACGTAGGAGGCACAGCTGTGTACCTTGCTTCGAGACTTTCTCACGGGGTGACAGGACAAGTTCTTTACGTTGATTCTGGTATCAATATCATGGCCCAATAA
- a CDS encoding response regulator transcription factor, producing MAVVTKNTGKKILIIEDEKHIAEAIKLNLRMLGHDVLHALNGLEGLNYYGEYAPELVIVDLMMPEIDGFGVITEIRKRDPKIPILVISAKEQVKEKIKCLSLGVDDYLSKPFDLDEFLLRVDRLLTRMEWNTVAPEDLAKQEEDEIALLGESYEFGDHQVDFKNLKAYSFKKSNPQNFDLTLQEIKILKVFFAHPNMPLTREEILEKAVGYDRGVSTRTLDNFIVRFRKYFESDPKDPKFFKSVRSVGYLFDRQGE from the coding sequence ATGGCAGTCGTCACAAAAAATACCGGCAAAAAAATTCTTATCATCGAAGATGAAAAGCATATTGCTGAGGCCATTAAACTCAACCTGCGCATGCTGGGCCACGATGTCTTGCACGCTCTTAATGGGCTTGAGGGACTCAATTATTACGGAGAGTATGCTCCGGAGCTAGTCATTGTCGATTTGATGATGCCGGAAATTGATGGTTTTGGCGTGATCACTGAGATTAGAAAACGTGATCCGAAGATTCCGATCCTCGTTATTTCGGCCAAAGAACAAGTTAAAGAAAAAATCAAATGCCTCTCGCTTGGAGTTGATGATTATCTTTCAAAGCCTTTTGACCTGGATGAATTTCTTCTACGCGTAGACCGTCTTTTAACTCGCATGGAATGGAATACGGTTGCGCCTGAGGACCTGGCCAAACAAGAGGAAGATGAGATCGCTTTACTCGGCGAAAGCTATGAGTTTGGTGATCATCAGGTAGACTTTAAAAACCTGAAGGCCTATTCATTTAAAAAATCTAATCCACAAAATTTCGATTTAACTTTGCAGGAAATTAAGATCCTCAAAGTCTTTTTTGCTCATCCAAATATGCCTTTGACTCGCGAAGAAATTCTCGAGAAAGCAGTAGGCTATGACCGCGGCGTGAGTACCCGAACTTTAGACAATTTCATTGTGCGCTTTAGAAAGTACTTCGAGAGCGATCCTAAAGACCCGAAGTTCTTTAAAAGTGTGCGCTCAGTCGGCTATCTTTTTGACAGACAAGGCGAGTAA
- a CDS encoding sensor histidine kinase has product MYIRSYLQVNEALQDVVIKYNLNAKQILQSETWVLILTLSLLVSVILAGLFIIYIYYQKMIQLYRLQQNFINGFTHELKTPIASLQLFLETFSRHELERQEQLRYLEYMKRDTKRLSDNVNRILQLGRLEDKNIKADFKDEDLISVIGQFIKNTPHLFDEGRVEFESEVESYFMQIDFGLFEMLLMNLVTNGFIYNKSREKVVRIKVTMIEKSLVIDISDNGIGLEKSELKKVFKKFYQVGRSTKGSGLGLYIVQSIVKLHKGEITAHSDGVGKGTIFRIVFKETK; this is encoded by the coding sequence TTGTACATTCGTTCGTACCTGCAGGTCAACGAGGCGCTTCAAGATGTGGTTATTAAATACAACCTTAATGCTAAGCAGATTCTTCAAAGCGAAACATGGGTTTTGATCCTGACTCTTTCTCTTCTGGTATCGGTTATCCTCGCAGGACTTTTCATCATCTATATCTATTACCAAAAGATGATACAGCTCTATAGATTACAGCAAAACTTTATCAATGGTTTTACCCATGAATTAAAGACGCCGATTGCTTCATTGCAATTATTCTTAGAGACTTTTTCCCGCCACGAGCTTGAGCGCCAGGAGCAGCTTCGCTACCTGGAATACATGAAGCGCGACACCAAACGTCTTTCAGACAACGTAAACCGCATCCTGCAATTGGGAAGACTGGAAGATAAAAACATTAAGGCCGATTTTAAAGATGAAGACCTTATTTCAGTGATTGGTCAGTTTATTAAAAATACGCCCCATCTTTTTGATGAAGGAAGAGTGGAGTTTGAAAGCGAAGTTGAAAGTTATTTTATGCAAATCGACTTCGGTCTTTTTGAAATGCTTTTAATGAACCTAGTGACTAATGGTTTTATTTACAACAAGTCCCGCGAAAAAGTGGTGCGTATCAAAGTCACGATGATTGAAAAAAGTTTAGTGATTGATATCAGCGATAATGGAATTGGTTTAGAAAAAAGCGAACTTAAAAAAGTCTTTAAAAAGTTCTATCAGGTAGGAAGATCTACGAAGGGAAGCGGATTAGGGCTTTACATTGTCCAGAGTATCGTTAAACTCCACAAGGGCGAAATTACCGCTCACAGTGATGGGGTGGGCAAAGGAACAATCTTCAGGATTGTTTTTAAGGAAACGAAATAG
- the deoC gene encoding deoxyribose-phosphate aldolase codes for MEIASIQDTIAKSIDHTLLKPDATFAQIHTLVDEAKQYRFFSVCVNPAYVATCADLLKGTGVQVCTVVGFPLGASSTAVKAFEAAHAIKDGANEIDMVINIGALKSQKLLLVEEDIREVVYAAEGKVVKVIIETSLLSEEEKVQACQIAEKAGANFVKTSTGFNGGGATVEDIKLMRESVSTSVNVKASGGIRDLETAKKMLAAGATRLGTSAGVSIVKGIASQDFY; via the coding sequence ATGGAAATAGCAAGCATTCAAGACACAATTGCAAAAAGTATTGACCACACTTTACTAAAACCAGATGCCACTTTTGCTCAAATCCACACGCTAGTCGATGAGGCTAAACAATATCGCTTTTTCTCAGTCTGTGTGAACCCGGCCTACGTGGCCACTTGTGCTGATCTTTTAAAAGGCACAGGCGTTCAGGTTTGTACGGTTGTCGGTTTTCCTCTGGGAGCAAGCTCTACGGCCGTCAAGGCCTTTGAAGCAGCTCACGCAATTAAAGACGGGGCCAATGAAATTGATATGGTCATCAATATCGGTGCGCTTAAATCACAAAAACTTTTATTAGTTGAAGAAGACATCCGCGAAGTCGTTTATGCGGCCGAAGGAAAAGTGGTGAAAGTCATTATCGAAACATCTCTTCTGAGTGAAGAAGAAAAAGTCCAGGCCTGCCAGATCGCAGAGAAGGCCGGGGCGAACTTTGTCAAAACATCGACGGGCTTTAATGGCGGTGGCGCCACTGTAGAAGACATTAAACTGATGCGTGAGAGTGTTTCAACGTCGGTGAATGTCAAAGCAAGTGGTGGAATCAGAGACCTGGAAACGGCAAAAAAAATGCTGGCAGCAGGAGCAACTCGTTTAGGAACAAGCGCAGGTGTTTCGATCGTTAAGGGAATTGCTTCTCAAGACTTCTATTAA
- a CDS encoding CpaF family protein translates to MNNSIWNLINDLSKKNGITEILINGPKNVFVERGGQFIQINANLPAADIKQFIKDVADMNQKTCDGDNPILDGNLPDGSRINIINEPFVNGSPAISIRKYLKFISSFESNQGVFGLSPHWVDFLRAIVHSRLNIVVSGGTGVGKTTFLNLMINEIAKHERVIAIEDTPELTINMPNVVRLESGAKALMSKSALSTRDLVKNTLRMRPDRIIIGETRGGELFDLLQAMNTGHDGSMTSVHASSASECLSRMETLFLLAGFEIPLTVVRKQMTSAVQFIIQLGRDKEGNRVINEIIEVCGMEGPTMLVQTIARREDGFLVFEGIAPKCMERLNRQGGLPLNFFENM, encoded by the coding sequence ATGAATAACAGTATCTGGAACTTAATCAACGATCTAAGCAAAAAAAACGGCATCACCGAGATCTTAATCAACGGGCCGAAAAATGTTTTCGTCGAAAGAGGCGGACAATTTATTCAAATCAACGCCAATCTTCCAGCGGCCGATATTAAGCAGTTCATTAAAGATGTTGCAGACATGAATCAGAAGACGTGTGATGGCGACAACCCGATTCTCGACGGGAATCTTCCGGATGGATCGCGTATCAACATCATCAATGAGCCTTTTGTTAACGGCTCACCGGCGATCTCAATTAGAAAGTATTTAAAATTTATTTCCAGCTTCGAATCTAATCAAGGCGTCTTCGGCCTTAGTCCTCACTGGGTTGATTTTTTAAGAGCAATCGTTCACTCGCGCTTAAATATCGTTGTTTCAGGAGGAACAGGTGTAGGGAAGACGACGTTTTTAAATTTAATGATCAATGAAATCGCAAAACACGAAAGAGTCATTGCGATTGAAGATACACCGGAGTTAACGATCAATATGCCCAACGTGGTGAGGCTTGAGTCCGGAGCTAAGGCCCTGATGTCGAAGTCGGCACTGAGCACCCGCGACCTGGTTAAAAACACTCTGCGTATGCGCCCAGACCGCATTATCATCGGTGAGACACGCGGAGGAGAGCTCTTTGATTTACTGCAGGCGATGAATACCGGACACGATGGAAGTATGACCAGCGTGCACGCCAGCTCTGCCAGCGAATGTCTTTCAAGAATGGAAACACTTTTCCTTCTTGCTGGATTTGAAATCCCATTAACTGTTGTCAGAAAGCAGATGACATCTGCTGTTCAATTCATCATTCAATTAGGCCGTGACAAAGAAGGCAATCGTGTGATCAACGAAATCATCGAAGTGTGTGGAATGGAAGGGCCAACGATGCTGGTTCAAACTATTGCCCGCAGGGAGGATGGTTTCCTGGTGTTTGAAGGGATTGCTCCTAAGTGCATGGAGAGGCTTAACCGCCAGGGTGGACTACCGCTTAATTTCTTTGAAAACATGTAA